From Micromonospora rhizosphaerae, the proteins below share one genomic window:
- a CDS encoding MFS transporter — MSWGTTRVLTNRNAGLYLGGVLVSGFGTSAMVLVAGIWVKALTGSSSQAGLVTLGIWGPTLVGPLIGVLADRLRRRPLLIGLHAAMAVLLPVLLLVDSAARIWLIFAVMTAYGVSIVLLDSAEAALVPSVVPGELLGDFNGLRVTINEGMKLIVPLVGAGLFAAYGGQPVALLDAATFLLAALTFTLIRVPEEPPPPPDRWDRQLADGVAHLRRHGPLRHLVLCAGVTMLLVGINGAVAYAVVDAGLHRPPEFNGVLATVQGVGSLLGGLAAGSLLRRFGDRRVTAAAIAVFAAGARAAGRALPRPGGRGRGGGRIRCPAGAGHRLDRGAAGDPERAGRAGLGHGQHAHLRPGHGGRGRRGRCARAGRPPGDPARGGGRRGAARRLGPARGSLGAADRAGADPGRAVAPTQSG, encoded by the coding sequence ATGAGCTGGGGTACGACCAGGGTCCTGACCAACCGGAACGCCGGCCTCTACCTCGGTGGGGTGCTGGTCTCCGGGTTCGGCACGTCGGCGATGGTGCTGGTCGCCGGGATCTGGGTGAAGGCACTGACCGGGTCGAGCAGCCAGGCCGGCCTGGTCACCCTCGGCATCTGGGGCCCCACCCTGGTCGGCCCGCTGATCGGGGTGCTCGCCGATCGGTTGCGGCGCCGGCCGTTGCTGATTGGCCTGCACGCCGCGATGGCGGTGCTGCTCCCGGTGTTGCTGCTCGTGGACTCCGCGGCCCGGATCTGGCTGATCTTCGCGGTGATGACCGCGTACGGAGTGAGCATCGTGCTGCTCGACTCGGCCGAGGCGGCGCTGGTCCCGTCCGTGGTCCCGGGCGAGCTCCTCGGCGACTTCAACGGGCTGCGGGTGACGATCAACGAGGGGATGAAGCTGATCGTCCCGCTGGTCGGCGCCGGCCTCTTCGCCGCGTACGGCGGGCAGCCGGTGGCGCTGCTGGACGCCGCGACATTCCTCCTCGCCGCGCTGACCTTCACCCTGATCCGAGTACCTGAGGAGCCGCCGCCCCCACCCGATCGCTGGGACCGCCAGCTCGCCGACGGGGTGGCGCACCTGCGCCGACACGGCCCGCTGCGGCACCTCGTCCTCTGCGCCGGCGTCACGATGCTCCTGGTAGGGATCAACGGCGCCGTCGCGTACGCCGTGGTCGACGCCGGCCTGCACCGGCCGCCGGAGTTCAACGGCGTGCTCGCCACGGTCCAGGGCGTGGGGTCGCTGCTCGGCGGCCTGGCCGCCGGGTCGCTGCTGCGCCGGTTCGGCGACCGGCGGGTGACCGCGGCGGCGATCGCGGTCTTCGCGGCAGGGGCTCGCGCTGCGGGCCGCGCCCTCCCTCGCCCTGGTGGTCGCGGGCGGGGTGGCGGTCGGATTCGGTGTCCCGCTGGCGCTGGTCACCGTCTGGACCGCGGTGCAGCGGGAGACCCCGAGCGCGCTGGTCGGGCGGGTCTCGGCCACGGTCAACATGCTCACCTTCGGCCTGGGCACGGTGGCCGTGGTCGCCGGGGCCGGTGTGCTCGTGCTGGTCGACCACCGGGTGATCCTGCTCGTGGCGGCGGTCGGCGCGGCGCTGCTCGCCGGCTGGGCCCTGCTCGGGGGTCGCTCGGCGCCGCCGATCGAGCCGGGGCCGACCCTGGTAGAGCAGTCGCTCCGACCCAGTCCGGCTGA
- a CDS encoding ArsR/SmtB family transcription factor: MSTTDPRLRALAHPVRLRMLSLLWSAPLSAAALARELEISHALASQHLRRLNAAGLVELADVRTRRGGRERRYRAKRGSALSDQREGQALLAESLARNLLDRVARRAPETAGVTTDAELWLSPEDWAAARRRMIAIMTELHDAARPPHTPGTVRVGATVMAFEMTDPASED, from the coding sequence GTGAGCACCACCGATCCGCGCCTGCGCGCGCTGGCCCACCCGGTACGGCTGCGCATGCTCTCGCTGCTGTGGAGCGCGCCGCTTTCCGCCGCGGCGCTCGCCCGCGAGCTGGAGATCTCGCACGCGCTCGCCAGCCAGCACCTGCGTCGGCTGAACGCCGCCGGCCTGGTGGAACTGGCCGACGTCCGCACCCGGCGCGGCGGCCGGGAGCGCCGCTACCGGGCGAAGCGTGGCTCGGCGCTCTCTGACCAGCGGGAGGGGCAGGCGCTGCTGGCCGAGTCGCTGGCCCGGAACCTGCTGGACCGGGTGGCCCGCCGGGCGCCGGAGACGGCCGGCGTGACGACGGACGCCGAACTGTGGTTGTCGCCCGAGGACTGGGCGGCGGCCCGGCGCCGGATGATCGCGATCATGACTGAGCTGCACGACGCGGCCCGTCCCCCGCACACCCCCGGTACGGTCCGGGTGGGCGCGACGGTGATGGCCTTCGAGATGACCGACCCCGCCTCCGAGGACTGA
- a CDS encoding MFS transporter, producing MVQKTDSSTTMLSGDAFVRDRPTILSYSALGAYTFWLYAFGPALALLRAELNFSYTMISVYSALWAAGSVVAGAAFAPLATALGRRAVLGWSALVTTAGAALFTLSHSITITLLGAVVMGLAGTTVQTTTQSVLADHHGPRRDRALVEMNIGAGLGAVAAPLALGLSQATTSTWRTAMAVPAVALAVLAVVYRHEPLPAPPPRPPHNPSHRRASRLSLACWLLCLLVAVGIGVEFSVVYFGAELLTAAHGLATATAAAAMTTFYAGILLGRVAAVRLTRRPGQAGFLLGLSLAVTLAGLVALWLPGGSTLALLALFVAGLGIANQFPLALALALAAAPGNTDAANARAQLLGGVLVLAAPFLLGSLADRLGMSAGFAVAPLLTALSGLLLYAALRQERRGSELVQFRWK from the coding sequence ATGGTGCAGAAGACAGACAGTTCCACCACCATGCTGTCCGGCGACGCATTCGTGCGGGACCGGCCGACCATCCTGTCCTACAGCGCCCTGGGTGCGTACACGTTCTGGCTGTACGCCTTCGGCCCGGCGCTGGCTCTGCTCCGCGCGGAACTGAACTTCTCCTACACGATGATCAGCGTCTACTCGGCGCTGTGGGCGGCCGGCTCCGTCGTCGCCGGCGCGGCCTTCGCGCCCCTCGCCACCGCCCTGGGTCGGCGAGCCGTGCTGGGATGGTCGGCCCTGGTGACCACCGCCGGCGCGGCCCTGTTCACCCTCTCCCACAGCATCACCATCACCCTGCTGGGCGCCGTCGTGATGGGGCTCGCCGGCACCACAGTGCAGACCACCACCCAATCGGTGCTCGCCGACCACCACGGTCCCCGCCGGGACCGAGCGCTGGTCGAGATGAACATCGGCGCCGGACTCGGCGCCGTGGCCGCCCCGCTGGCCCTCGGCCTGTCCCAGGCGACCACGAGCACATGGCGCACCGCGATGGCGGTACCCGCCGTCGCCCTGGCCGTCCTCGCCGTGGTCTACCGGCACGAGCCGCTACCGGCCCCGCCGCCCCGCCCGCCGCACAACCCATCGCACCGGCGCGCCTCTCGGCTGTCCCTCGCGTGCTGGCTGCTGTGCCTGCTCGTGGCGGTCGGCATCGGCGTCGAGTTCTCTGTGGTGTACTTCGGCGCCGAACTCCTGACCGCGGCCCACGGACTGGCCACGGCCACGGCCGCCGCCGCCATGACGACCTTCTACGCCGGCATCCTGCTCGGCCGGGTCGCGGCGGTTCGCCTGACCCGCCGTCCCGGCCAGGCCGGTTTCCTGCTGGGCCTGTCGCTGGCGGTCACCCTTGCCGGTCTGGTCGCCCTTTGGCTGCCCGGTGGTTCGACCCTCGCCCTGCTCGCCCTGTTCGTCGCGGGCCTGGGCATCGCCAACCAGTTCCCGCTGGCCCTGGCCCTGGCCCTGGCCGCCGCACCGGGCAACACCGACGCCGCCAACGCCCGCGCCCAACTCCTCGGCGGGGTGCTGGTTCTCGCCGCCCCGTTCCTGCTCGGCTCCCTCGCCGACCGCCTCGGGATGTCCGCCGGCTTCGCGGTCGCGCCCCTGCTCACCGCCCTGTCCGGGCTCTTGCTCTACGCGGCGCTCCGCCAAGAACGCCGCGGATCGGAACTCGTGCAGTTCCGCTGGAAGTAA
- a CDS encoding DUF6875 domain-containing protein, producing the protein MATQTRSLFSVQDLEDYGRTRGLADSDLNALRAVADWIKTFVAMPNNDLGRGGPVCPFVGTAMERNTLWLAPERIADRGVADVVQLVNDYKGRLLRAEPVQGDEIAFKAIVVAFTDVSADRANDIFSDAQIARLLKPTYAQDGVVIGEFHERNELASVHNSAFHPFRSPVPFVLLRHANITDWKLYLDDEDFLGMWARRFPESAVPALAEELRRTNWQHLEP; encoded by the coding sequence ATGGCGACACAGACCCGTAGCCTTTTCTCCGTCCAGGATCTCGAGGACTACGGCAGGACGAGAGGTCTCGCGGACAGCGATCTCAATGCGCTGCGCGCCGTCGCAGACTGGATCAAGACCTTCGTTGCCATGCCCAACAATGATCTCGGCCGTGGCGGGCCGGTATGCCCCTTCGTGGGCACGGCGATGGAGCGTAACACGCTTTGGCTGGCTCCAGAGCGGATCGCCGATCGGGGCGTGGCGGATGTCGTCCAGCTCGTGAACGACTACAAAGGAAGGCTCCTGCGCGCTGAACCCGTGCAAGGTGATGAGATAGCCTTCAAAGCGATCGTCGTCGCTTTCACGGACGTGTCGGCGGATCGCGCAAACGACATTTTTAGCGACGCTCAGATAGCACGGCTGCTGAAACCCACTTACGCCCAAGACGGCGTGGTGATTGGGGAATTCCACGAACGGAACGAATTGGCGTCGGTTCACAACTCGGCCTTCCACCCGTTTAGGTCGCCCGTGCCGTTCGTACTGCTGCGGCACGCCAACATCACCGACTGGAAGCTCTACCTGGACGACGAAGACTTTCTCGGCATGTGGGCGCGCCGTTTTCCCGAGTCCGCGGTCCCCGCTCTGGCCGAGGAGCTACGCCGCACCAACTGGCAGCATCTCGAACCGTGA
- the map gene encoding type I methionyl aminopeptidase, whose product MIELKTPAEIQRMHVAGRFVAEVLSEVGQLADVGVNLLDLEHHVRGMIKRCGAESCYWDYAPSFGRGPFRNVICLSVNDAVLHGLPHDYTLRDGDVLSADLAVSVDGWVADSARTVVVGTAAEEDLRIIRATEEALEAAIEMARPGNRLGDISAAIWAVAHDYGYPVNTEFGGHGLGRTMHEEPHVSNKGRAGRGLTLRPGLTLALEPWFARTTDRIVYDADGWTIRSADGSRTAHSEHTVAITEDAPLVLTRREPEDPVKV is encoded by the coding sequence GTGATTGAACTGAAGACGCCTGCGGAGATCCAACGCATGCACGTGGCCGGGCGTTTCGTCGCCGAGGTGCTCTCCGAGGTCGGCCAGCTCGCCGACGTGGGCGTCAACCTCCTGGACCTGGAGCACCACGTGCGTGGCATGATCAAACGGTGCGGGGCGGAGTCGTGCTACTGGGACTATGCGCCGTCCTTCGGACGCGGCCCGTTCCGCAACGTCATCTGCCTGTCGGTCAACGACGCCGTCCTGCACGGCCTACCCCACGACTACACGCTGCGTGACGGCGACGTACTCAGCGCGGACCTCGCGGTCAGCGTCGACGGCTGGGTGGCCGACTCGGCGCGCACGGTCGTCGTCGGGACCGCCGCCGAGGAGGACCTGCGGATCATCCGCGCCACCGAGGAAGCGTTGGAGGCGGCGATCGAGATGGCGCGTCCGGGCAACCGCCTGGGTGACATCTCGGCGGCCATCTGGGCGGTAGCCCACGACTACGGTTATCCGGTCAACACCGAGTTTGGTGGCCACGGCCTCGGCCGCACCATGCACGAGGAGCCCCACGTTTCGAACAAGGGCCGGGCAGGGCGCGGCCTCACGCTCCGGCCGGGCCTGACCCTCGCGCTCGAACCCTGGTTCGCCCGCACGACCGACCGGATCGTCTATGACGCCGACGGCTGGACCATCCGGTCAGCCGACGGCTCACGCACGGCCCACTCCGAGCACACGGTCGCCATCACCGAGGACGCCCCCTTGGTGCTCACCCGGCGTGAACCGGAGGACCCCGTAAAGGTGTGA
- a CDS encoding helix-turn-helix domain-containing protein: MVRHPLTPEQIEAGRRLGALLRHARAGRDLAEVAHAAGISPETLRKIETGRLPSPGFGTIICLGEALNLPVQELAATWRGSDLSLEAVL; the protein is encoded by the coding sequence ATGGTCCGTCACCCGCTCACACCTGAGCAGATCGAAGCCGGCAGGCGTCTCGGCGCCCTGCTGCGCCACGCGCGAGCGGGACGCGACCTAGCGGAAGTCGCGCACGCGGCTGGCATCTCGCCGGAAACCCTGCGCAAGATCGAGACCGGACGACTACCCTCTCCCGGATTCGGCACGATCATCTGCCTCGGTGAGGCGCTCAACCTGCCGGTGCAGGAGTTGGCAGCCACCTGGCGCGGCAGCGACCTATCGCTGGAAGCCGTCTTGTAG